One genomic segment of Tursiops truncatus isolate mTurTru1 chromosome 11, mTurTru1.mat.Y, whole genome shotgun sequence includes these proteins:
- the NCKAP5L gene encoding nck-associated protein 5-like isoform X7, with protein sequence MSVPAWVRRQRQAENSALAQANENQRETYERCLDEVANHVVQALLNQKDLREECIKLKKRVFDLERQNQMLSALFQQKLQLTAGSLPQIPLVPLQLPSEPPASPSLSSAEGPATSLPLGRCAGQREVCWEQQLRPGGPGPPAAPPPALEALSPFLRKKAQILEVLRALEETDPLLLCSPATPWPPPGEGSGSPEPINGELCGPPQPEPSPWAPYLLLGPGSLGGLLHWERLLGGPGEEESAGRPWGPSRGSPQAQGTGSGPPCAPGSSSSSSSDEAGDPNEAPSPDTLLGALARKQLNLGQLLEDTESYLQAFLAGAACPLGGEQPGPRQPSSPDQGPSQLSKSKGLPKSAWGGGTPEAHRPGFGATSEGQGPLPFLSVFMGAGDAPLGSRSGHPHSSSQVKSKLQIGSPSPGEAQGPLLPSPARGLKFLKLPPASEKVPSPGGPQLSPQLPRNSRIPCRNSGSDGSPSPLPARRGLGGGELSPEGLQGLPTSPSPCPTTPDSAQLRPPQPALSTTLSPGPVVSPCYENILDLSRSTFRGPSPEPPPSPLQVPTYPQLTLEVPRAPEVLRSPGVPSSPCHPESCPYESAQEKSLDKAGSESPHPGRRTPSSSSKKPGQGPSRRPGDPGYTPLRDRLAALGKLKTGPEGPQGPEKNGVPARPGTEKARGGGKSGESTGDTAPSASRPPEQPEAKGALRGAVALGTSSLKQQESGLLGDPGSRVYSSHSMGARVDLEPVSPRSCLTKVELAKSRLAGALCPQVPRTPAKVPTSTPSLGKPNKSPHGSPTKLPSKSPTKVVPRPVAPPATKEAPKPDKGKGPPWADSSGTTAQPTPPAPGPADPGPGPEGRAPHSAIEEKVMKGIEENMLRLQGQERAPGTEAKHRNASSIASWFGLKKSKLPALNRRTEAAKGKEGAGGGSPLRKEVKMEARKLEAESLNISKLMAKAEDLRRALEEEKAYLSSRARPRPGGPAPGPGAGLGQVQGQLAGMYQGADTFMQQLLNRVDGKELPPKSWREPKPEYGDFQPVSSDPKNPWPACGPRNGLVGPLQGCGKPPGKPSSEPGRREEMPSEDSLAEPVPTSHFTACGSLTRTLDSGIGTFPPPDHGSSGTPSKNLPKTKPPRLEPPAGVPPARPPPLTKVPRRAHTLEREVPGIEELLVSGRHPSMPAFPALLTAAPGHRGHQTCPHGECLGRGVGLSGSSTHHPPSPCPCIDPCEDPGPPAPVQLAKNWTFPNARAASGSSDPFLCPPRQLEGLPRTPMALPVDVDGKRSLEPSRPAPAPQGPAFGGSRTPSTSDVGEEGRVASGGPPGLETSESLSDSLYDSLSSCGSQG encoded by the exons ATGAGTGTGCCAGCCTGGGTGAGAAGGCAGAGACAG GCAGAGAACTCGGCACTGGCCCAGGCCAATGAAAACCAGCGGGAGACCTACGAGCGCTGTCTGGACGAG GTTGCCAACCATGTGGTGCAGGCGCTGCTGAACCAAAAG GACCTGCGGGAGGAGTGCATCAAGCTGAAGAAGAGGGTATTTGACCTGGAACGGCAGAACCAGATGCTGAGCGCcctgtttcagcagaaacttcaGCTCACAGCAGGCTCCCTCCCTCAG ATCCCACTCGTCCCACTCCAGCTGCCTTCAGAGCCaccagcctctccctccctgaGCTCCGCTGAGGGACCGGCCACCTCGCTGCCTCTGGGGCGCTGTGCTGGGCAGAGAGAG GTGTGTTGGGAGCAGCAGCTGCGGCCAGGAGGCCCAGGACCCCCGGCCGCCCCACCCCCAGCGCTGGAGGCCCTATCCCCGTTCCTTCGAAAGAAAGCCCAGATCCTGGAGGTGCTGAGAGCCCTGGAAGAGACTGACCCCTTGCTTCTGTGCTCACCTGCCACCCCCTGGCCGCCTCCAGGCGAGGGTTCCGGCTCCCCAGAGCCCATCAATGGCGAGCTATGTGGCCCACCTCAGCCTGAACCCTCTCCCTGGGCCCCCTACCTGCTACTAGGTCCTGGTAGCCTGGGAGGCCTGCTGCACTGGGAGCGCCTCTTAGGGGGCCCAGGGGAGGAAGAGAGTGCTGGGCGGCCCTGGGGCCCTAGTAGGGGCTCCCCACAGGCCCAGGGCACCGGTTCCGGGCCACCCTGCGCCCCAGGCAGcagctcctcctcctcttctgatGAGGCAGGTGACCCCAACGAGGCACCCAGCCCTGACACCCTGCTCGGGGCCCTGGCCCGCAAACAGCTGAACCTGGGCCAGCTCCTCGAGGACACGGAGTCTTACCTACAGGCCTTCTTGGCCGGGGCCGCTTGCCCGCTCGGCGGGGAACAGCCGGGTCCCAGGCAGCCATCCTCCCCAGACCAGGGGCCCTCACAGctgtccaagtccaaaggcctccCCAAGTCAGCTTGGGGAGGGGGTACCCCGGAGGCCCACAGGCCGGGCTTTGGTGCTACCTCAGAGGGCCAGGGgcctctccccttcctcagcGTGTTCATGGGTGCAGGGGACGCCCCCCTGGGCTCACGATCTGGCCACCCCCACTCCTCATCTCAGGTGAAAAGCAAGCTCCAAATTGGCTCCCCTTCTCCCGGGGAAGCCCAAGGACCCCTTCTGCCCTCTCCAGCCAGAGGTCTCAAGTTTCTAAAGCTGCCTCCAGCCTCAGAGAAGGTACCCAGCCCAGGGGGCCCCCAGCTCAGCCCCCAGCTCCCCCGGAACTCCCGAATCCCCTGTCGGAACAGTGGCTCAGACGGCAGCCCCTCCCCGCTGCCGGCCCGCAGGGGTCTGGGCGGAGGAGAGCTGTCCCCAGAGGGGTTGCAGGGTCTGCCCACCAGCCCGTCACCCTGCCCCACAACCCCAGATTCTGCACAGCTCAGACCTCCCCAGCCAGCCTTGTCCACTACGCTTTCCCCGGGACCAGTGGTGTCTCCTTGCTACGAGAACATTCTGGACCTTTCCCGGAGCACCTTTAGGGGGCCTTCCCCAGAGCCACCTCCATCCCCGCTGCAGGTGCCCACCTACCCACAACTAACTCTGGAGGTGCCACGGGCCCCTGAGGTCCTCAGAAGCCCTGGAGTCCCCTCCAGCCCTTGCCACCCAGAATCCTGCCCCTATGAGAGTGCCCAGGAGAAGAGTTTGGACAAGGCAGGCTCGGAGTCTCCCCACCCTGGCCGCAGGACCCCCAGCAGCTCGTCCAAGAAACCTGGTCAGGGGCCGAGCCGGCGACCTGGGGATCCTGGCTACACACCTCTGCGGGACAGACTAGCAGCCCTGGGGAAACTGAAGACTGGCCCCGAGGGGCCCCAGGGCCCAGAAAAGAATGGGGTGCCAGCTAGGCCTGGCACCGAGAAGGCCCGGGGAGGAGGGAAGTCAGGGGAGAGCACTGGAGACACAGCGCCCTCTGCCTCCAGGCCCCCTGAGCAGCCAGAAGCCAAGGGGGCCCTGCGGGGGGCTGTGGCCTTAGGCACAAGCAGCCTGAAGCAACAGGAATCTGGGCTCCTGGGGGACCCTGGGTCCCGAGTCTACTCTTCCCACTCCATGGGGGCCCGGGTGGACCTGGAGCCTGTCTCACCAAGGAGCTGCCTCACCAAAGTGGAGCTGGCCAAGAGCCGGCTGGCAGGGGCCCTGTGCCCCCAGGTACCCCGCACCCCTGCCAAAGTGCCAACCTCAACCCCCAGCCTCGGCAAGCCCAATAAGAGTCCCCATGGCAGCCCGACAAAGCTGCCTTCTAAGTCGCCCACCAAGGTGGTGCCCCGACCTGTGGCCCCACCAGCCACCAAGGAGGCCCCCAAGCCTGACAAGGGGAAGGGCCCACCCTGGGCAGACAGCAGCGGCACTACAGCCCAGCCCACACCCCCAGCACCTGGCCCTGCCgacccaggcccaggccctgagGGGCGGGCCCCACACTCGGCCATTGAGGAGAAGGTGATGAAGGGCATCGAGGAGAACATGCTGCGGCTCCAGGGCCAGGAGCGGGCCCCCGGCACCGAGGCCAAGCACCGCAACGCTAGCAGCATCGCCAGCTGGTTCGGCCTTAAGAAGAGCAAGCTGCCAGCGCTGAACCGCCGCACAGAGGCCGCCAAGGGCAAGGAAGGGGCTGGCGGGGGCTCCCCGCTCCGGAAGGAGGTCAAGATGGAAGCCCGGAAGCTGGAGGCCGAGAGCCTCAACATCTCCAAGCTGATGGCCAAGGCGGAAGACCTGCGCCGGGcactggaggaggagaaggcctACCTGAGCAGCAGGGCCCGGCCACGGCCCGGGGGACCAGCGCCAGGGCCCGGTGCAGGCCTGGGGCAAGTGCAGGGCCAGCTGGCCGGCATGTACCAGGGTGCGGACACCTTCATGCAGCAGCTGCTCAACAG GGTGGATGGCAAGGAGCTGCCCCCCAAGAGCTGGCGGGAGCCCAAACCTGAGTATGGCGATTTCCAGCCAGTGTCCTCTGACCCCAAGAACCCCTGGCCGGCCTGTGGGCCCCGAAATGGCCTGGTGGGCCCTCTTCAGGGCTGCGGAAAACCTCCTGGGAAG CCAAGCAGCGAGCCGGGGAGGCGGGAAGAGATGCCCTCAGAGGACAGTCTGGCTGAGCCAGTGCCCACCTCACATTTCACAG cctgtggCTCTTTGACTCGAACTCTGGACAGTGGCATTGGGACCTTCCCGCCCCCAGACCATGGCAGCAGTGGGACCCCCAGTAAGAATCTTCCCAAGACCAAGCCACCACGGCTGGAGCCCCCAGCCGGGGTGCCCCCAGCTCGGCCCCCACCCCTTACCAAAGTCCCCCGCCGTGCCCACACACTGGAGCGTGAGGTGCCTGGCATAGAGGAGCTGCTGGTGAGCGGGCGGCACCCCAGCATGCCGGCCTTCCCCGCCCTGCTCACCGCTGCTCCGGGCCACCGGGGCCATCAGACCTGTCCCCACGGTGAGTGCCTGGGCAGGGGGGTGGGCCTCTCTGGgagctccacccaccacccaccttcCCCTTGTCCCTGCATAGATCCTTGTGAAGACCCAGGTCCTCCTGCTCCTGTCCAGCTGGCCAAGAACTGGACCTTCCCCAACGCGAGGGCAGCCAGCGGCTCCTCTGACCCTTTCCTATGCCCACCCCGACAACTGGAGGGGCTGCCCAGGACCCCCATG gccctgcccgTGGACGTGGACGGAAAGCGGAGCCTGGAGCCCAGCCGCCCAGCTCCTGCGCCCCAGGGCCCAGCGTTTGGGGGGAGCCGCACCCCCAGCACATCGGACGTGGGCGAGGAAGGGAGAGTGGCCAGTGGGGGTCCCCCGGGGCTGGAGACCTCAGAGTCTCTCAGTGACTCACTCTATGACTCGCTGTCCTCCTGCGGGAGTCAGGGCTGA
- the NCKAP5L gene encoding nck-associated protein 5-like isoform X3, translating to MSEAMDQPAGSPGNPKPGEGGEGSMEPGTCQELLHRLRELEAENSALAQANENQRETYERCLDEVANHVVQALLNQKDLREECIKLKKRVFDLERQNQMLSALFQQKLQLTAGSLPQIPLVPLQLPSEPPASPSLSSAEGPATSLPLGRCAGQREVCWEQQLRPGGPGPPAAPPPALEALSPFLRKKAQILEVLRALEETDPLLLCSPATPWPPPGEGSGSPEPINGELCGPPQPEPSPWAPYLLLGPGSLGGLLHWERLLGGPGEEESAGRPWGPSRGSPQAQGTGSGPPCAPGSSSSSSSDEAGDPNEAPSPDTLLGALARKQLNLGQLLEDTESYLQAFLAGAACPLGGEQPGPRQPSSPDQGPSQLSKSKGLPKSAWGGGTPEAHRPGFGATSEGQGPLPFLSVFMGAGDAPLGSRSGHPHSSSQVKSKLQIGSPSPGEAQGPLLPSPARGLKFLKLPPASEKVPSPGGPQLSPQLPRNSRIPCRNSGSDGSPSPLPARRGLGGGELSPEGLQGLPTSPSPCPTTPDSAQLRPPQPALSTTLSPGPVVSPCYENILDLSRSTFRGPSPEPPPSPLQVPTYPQLTLEVPRAPEVLRSPGVPSSPCHPESCPYESAQEKSLDKAGSESPHPGRRTPSSSSKKPGQGPSRRPGDPGYTPLRDRLAALGKLKTGPEGPQGPEKNGVPARPGTEKARGGGKSGESTGDTAPSASRPPEQPEAKGALRGAVALGTSSLKQQESGLLGDPGSRVYSSHSMGARVDLEPVSPRSCLTKVELAKSRLAGALCPQVPRTPAKVPTSTPSLGKPNKSPHGSPTKLPSKSPTKVVPRPVAPPATKEAPKPDKGKGPPWADSSGTTAQPTPPAPGPADPGPGPEGRAPHSAIEEKVMKGIEENMLRLQGQERAPGTEAKHRNASSIASWFGLKKSKLPALNRRTEAAKGKEGAGGGSPLRKEVKMEARKLEAESLNISKLMAKAEDLRRALEEEKAYLSSRARPRPGGPAPGPGAGLGQVQGQLAGMYQGADTFMQQLLNRVDGKELPPKSWREPKPEYGDFQPVSSDPKNPWPACGPRNGLVGPLQGCGKPPGKPSSEPGRREEMPSEDSLAEPVPTSHFTACGSLTRTLDSGIGTFPPPDHGSSGTPSKNLPKTKPPRLEPPAGVPPARPPPLTKVPRRAHTLEREVPGIEELLVSGRHPSMPAFPALLTAAPGHRGHQTCPHGECLGRGVGLSGSSTHHPPSPCPCIDPCEDPGPPAPVQLAKNWTFPNARAASGSSDPFLCPPRQLEGLPRTPMALPVDVDGKRSLEPSRPAPAPQGPAFGGSRTPSTSDVGEEGRVASGGPPGLETSESLSDSLYDSLSSCGSQG from the exons ATGTCGGAGGCCATGGACCAGCCGGCCGGGAGCCCTGGAAACCCGAAGCCAGGAGAGGGTGGTGAGGGCAGCATGGAGCCGGGCACCTGCCAGGAGCTCCTGCACCGGCTGCgggagctggag GCAGAGAACTCGGCACTGGCCCAGGCCAATGAAAACCAGCGGGAGACCTACGAGCGCTGTCTGGACGAG GTTGCCAACCATGTGGTGCAGGCGCTGCTGAACCAAAAG GACCTGCGGGAGGAGTGCATCAAGCTGAAGAAGAGGGTATTTGACCTGGAACGGCAGAACCAGATGCTGAGCGCcctgtttcagcagaaacttcaGCTCACAGCAGGCTCCCTCCCTCAG ATCCCACTCGTCCCACTCCAGCTGCCTTCAGAGCCaccagcctctccctccctgaGCTCCGCTGAGGGACCGGCCACCTCGCTGCCTCTGGGGCGCTGTGCTGGGCAGAGAGAG GTGTGTTGGGAGCAGCAGCTGCGGCCAGGAGGCCCAGGACCCCCGGCCGCCCCACCCCCAGCGCTGGAGGCCCTATCCCCGTTCCTTCGAAAGAAAGCCCAGATCCTGGAGGTGCTGAGAGCCCTGGAAGAGACTGACCCCTTGCTTCTGTGCTCACCTGCCACCCCCTGGCCGCCTCCAGGCGAGGGTTCCGGCTCCCCAGAGCCCATCAATGGCGAGCTATGTGGCCCACCTCAGCCTGAACCCTCTCCCTGGGCCCCCTACCTGCTACTAGGTCCTGGTAGCCTGGGAGGCCTGCTGCACTGGGAGCGCCTCTTAGGGGGCCCAGGGGAGGAAGAGAGTGCTGGGCGGCCCTGGGGCCCTAGTAGGGGCTCCCCACAGGCCCAGGGCACCGGTTCCGGGCCACCCTGCGCCCCAGGCAGcagctcctcctcctcttctgatGAGGCAGGTGACCCCAACGAGGCACCCAGCCCTGACACCCTGCTCGGGGCCCTGGCCCGCAAACAGCTGAACCTGGGCCAGCTCCTCGAGGACACGGAGTCTTACCTACAGGCCTTCTTGGCCGGGGCCGCTTGCCCGCTCGGCGGGGAACAGCCGGGTCCCAGGCAGCCATCCTCCCCAGACCAGGGGCCCTCACAGctgtccaagtccaaaggcctccCCAAGTCAGCTTGGGGAGGGGGTACCCCGGAGGCCCACAGGCCGGGCTTTGGTGCTACCTCAGAGGGCCAGGGgcctctccccttcctcagcGTGTTCATGGGTGCAGGGGACGCCCCCCTGGGCTCACGATCTGGCCACCCCCACTCCTCATCTCAGGTGAAAAGCAAGCTCCAAATTGGCTCCCCTTCTCCCGGGGAAGCCCAAGGACCCCTTCTGCCCTCTCCAGCCAGAGGTCTCAAGTTTCTAAAGCTGCCTCCAGCCTCAGAGAAGGTACCCAGCCCAGGGGGCCCCCAGCTCAGCCCCCAGCTCCCCCGGAACTCCCGAATCCCCTGTCGGAACAGTGGCTCAGACGGCAGCCCCTCCCCGCTGCCGGCCCGCAGGGGTCTGGGCGGAGGAGAGCTGTCCCCAGAGGGGTTGCAGGGTCTGCCCACCAGCCCGTCACCCTGCCCCACAACCCCAGATTCTGCACAGCTCAGACCTCCCCAGCCAGCCTTGTCCACTACGCTTTCCCCGGGACCAGTGGTGTCTCCTTGCTACGAGAACATTCTGGACCTTTCCCGGAGCACCTTTAGGGGGCCTTCCCCAGAGCCACCTCCATCCCCGCTGCAGGTGCCCACCTACCCACAACTAACTCTGGAGGTGCCACGGGCCCCTGAGGTCCTCAGAAGCCCTGGAGTCCCCTCCAGCCCTTGCCACCCAGAATCCTGCCCCTATGAGAGTGCCCAGGAGAAGAGTTTGGACAAGGCAGGCTCGGAGTCTCCCCACCCTGGCCGCAGGACCCCCAGCAGCTCGTCCAAGAAACCTGGTCAGGGGCCGAGCCGGCGACCTGGGGATCCTGGCTACACACCTCTGCGGGACAGACTAGCAGCCCTGGGGAAACTGAAGACTGGCCCCGAGGGGCCCCAGGGCCCAGAAAAGAATGGGGTGCCAGCTAGGCCTGGCACCGAGAAGGCCCGGGGAGGAGGGAAGTCAGGGGAGAGCACTGGAGACACAGCGCCCTCTGCCTCCAGGCCCCCTGAGCAGCCAGAAGCCAAGGGGGCCCTGCGGGGGGCTGTGGCCTTAGGCACAAGCAGCCTGAAGCAACAGGAATCTGGGCTCCTGGGGGACCCTGGGTCCCGAGTCTACTCTTCCCACTCCATGGGGGCCCGGGTGGACCTGGAGCCTGTCTCACCAAGGAGCTGCCTCACCAAAGTGGAGCTGGCCAAGAGCCGGCTGGCAGGGGCCCTGTGCCCCCAGGTACCCCGCACCCCTGCCAAAGTGCCAACCTCAACCCCCAGCCTCGGCAAGCCCAATAAGAGTCCCCATGGCAGCCCGACAAAGCTGCCTTCTAAGTCGCCCACCAAGGTGGTGCCCCGACCTGTGGCCCCACCAGCCACCAAGGAGGCCCCCAAGCCTGACAAGGGGAAGGGCCCACCCTGGGCAGACAGCAGCGGCACTACAGCCCAGCCCACACCCCCAGCACCTGGCCCTGCCgacccaggcccaggccctgagGGGCGGGCCCCACACTCGGCCATTGAGGAGAAGGTGATGAAGGGCATCGAGGAGAACATGCTGCGGCTCCAGGGCCAGGAGCGGGCCCCCGGCACCGAGGCCAAGCACCGCAACGCTAGCAGCATCGCCAGCTGGTTCGGCCTTAAGAAGAGCAAGCTGCCAGCGCTGAACCGCCGCACAGAGGCCGCCAAGGGCAAGGAAGGGGCTGGCGGGGGCTCCCCGCTCCGGAAGGAGGTCAAGATGGAAGCCCGGAAGCTGGAGGCCGAGAGCCTCAACATCTCCAAGCTGATGGCCAAGGCGGAAGACCTGCGCCGGGcactggaggaggagaaggcctACCTGAGCAGCAGGGCCCGGCCACGGCCCGGGGGACCAGCGCCAGGGCCCGGTGCAGGCCTGGGGCAAGTGCAGGGCCAGCTGGCCGGCATGTACCAGGGTGCGGACACCTTCATGCAGCAGCTGCTCAACAG GGTGGATGGCAAGGAGCTGCCCCCCAAGAGCTGGCGGGAGCCCAAACCTGAGTATGGCGATTTCCAGCCAGTGTCCTCTGACCCCAAGAACCCCTGGCCGGCCTGTGGGCCCCGAAATGGCCTGGTGGGCCCTCTTCAGGGCTGCGGAAAACCTCCTGGGAAG CCAAGCAGCGAGCCGGGGAGGCGGGAAGAGATGCCCTCAGAGGACAGTCTGGCTGAGCCAGTGCCCACCTCACATTTCACAG cctgtggCTCTTTGACTCGAACTCTGGACAGTGGCATTGGGACCTTCCCGCCCCCAGACCATGGCAGCAGTGGGACCCCCAGTAAGAATCTTCCCAAGACCAAGCCACCACGGCTGGAGCCCCCAGCCGGGGTGCCCCCAGCTCGGCCCCCACCCCTTACCAAAGTCCCCCGCCGTGCCCACACACTGGAGCGTGAGGTGCCTGGCATAGAGGAGCTGCTGGTGAGCGGGCGGCACCCCAGCATGCCGGCCTTCCCCGCCCTGCTCACCGCTGCTCCGGGCCACCGGGGCCATCAGACCTGTCCCCACGGTGAGTGCCTGGGCAGGGGGGTGGGCCTCTCTGGgagctccacccaccacccaccttcCCCTTGTCCCTGCATAGATCCTTGTGAAGACCCAGGTCCTCCTGCTCCTGTCCAGCTGGCCAAGAACTGGACCTTCCCCAACGCGAGGGCAGCCAGCGGCTCCTCTGACCCTTTCCTATGCCCACCCCGACAACTGGAGGGGCTGCCCAGGACCCCCATG gccctgcccgTGGACGTGGACGGAAAGCGGAGCCTGGAGCCCAGCCGCCCAGCTCCTGCGCCCCAGGGCCCAGCGTTTGGGGGGAGCCGCACCCCCAGCACATCGGACGTGGGCGAGGAAGGGAGAGTGGCCAGTGGGGGTCCCCCGGGGCTGGAGACCTCAGAGTCTCTCAGTGACTCACTCTATGACTCGCTGTCCTCCTGCGGGAGTCAGGGCTGA